A stretch of Gemmatimonas aurantiaca T-27 DNA encodes these proteins:
- a CDS encoding methyl-accepting chemotaxis protein has product MRRRWNQPHPSQWASDDGCSLQRIEDQVHFFGFRRGSSAATKLAAIENVQGWVEFSPSGRIVEISDHLCQSLGYTRKEVLGQNHRVLCDPAYAASVAYADFWAQLRSGKTDRGVYPRRHKDGSDVFLQASYTPMRRFGRVTRIIKFATDVTEERRQLAATASQLEAMNATQAIIEFSLEGMVQHANDNFLRAMQYEAVQIIGHHHRMFCDPAFAATIEYANFWKRLRAGEAFSGRYPRVRKDGATIWIQGAYTPLRDAKGLVTGVIKACTDVTAEVEREHALAALVREAGDVLNGMASGDLTGRVSEHYQGELERMASGLNRAAASLADTLSEVNAVAWSMKESVTQLADGTVDLANRTNAQVSALEETAAAMEEMTASVRQNADRAKAAEDVGRQTRAAAQQSGQLMAEAMAAMTAISESGKRIGDITRVIDELAFQTNLLSLNAAVEAARAGDHGRGFAVVAGEVRQLALRSANAAKEIGDLIDETMLRVRDGGRVVGETAEALSGIVTAVEHVTGFIEHISAAAQEQSAGIEQVNGAVSTMDGANQQNAALAEELSAASQSLDEQSGILQQQISAFRLDANQPPRGGENRHQWSSRTVRDTTRAVA; this is encoded by the coding sequence GTGAGGCGTCGCTGGAACCAACCACACCCCTCGCAGTGGGCATCCGACGACGGCTGCTCTCTCCAACGGATCGAGGATCAGGTGCATTTTTTCGGGTTCCGGCGCGGGTCATCAGCGGCAACGAAATTGGCGGCAATTGAAAATGTGCAGGGCTGGGTGGAGTTCTCACCCTCCGGCCGAATCGTCGAGATCAGTGACCATCTGTGCCAAAGCCTGGGATACACCCGAAAGGAGGTCCTTGGTCAGAATCATCGTGTGCTGTGCGATCCCGCGTACGCGGCTTCGGTCGCCTACGCCGACTTCTGGGCGCAGCTTCGTTCGGGCAAGACCGATCGTGGTGTGTACCCCCGTCGACACAAAGACGGCAGCGACGTGTTCCTGCAGGCATCGTACACGCCGATGCGCCGGTTCGGACGTGTCACACGCATCATCAAGTTCGCCACCGATGTCACCGAGGAACGCCGGCAGTTGGCCGCGACGGCCTCACAGCTCGAGGCGATGAACGCGACGCAGGCCATCATCGAGTTCTCGCTCGAAGGCATGGTACAGCATGCCAACGACAACTTTCTGCGAGCGATGCAGTACGAAGCGGTGCAGATCATCGGACATCATCATCGCATGTTCTGCGATCCGGCGTTTGCGGCCACCATCGAGTATGCGAACTTCTGGAAGCGGCTTCGTGCCGGCGAGGCATTCTCCGGCCGCTATCCGCGTGTTCGCAAGGATGGTGCGACGATCTGGATTCAGGGTGCGTACACACCGCTCCGGGACGCGAAGGGTCTGGTCACCGGGGTGATCAAGGCCTGTACGGATGTAACCGCAGAAGTCGAACGGGAGCACGCACTCGCCGCCCTGGTGCGTGAAGCCGGTGATGTCCTCAACGGCATGGCGAGCGGTGATCTCACCGGTCGCGTGAGTGAGCACTATCAGGGTGAACTGGAACGCATGGCGTCCGGTCTCAACCGCGCCGCGGCATCGCTGGCCGACACATTGAGCGAAGTGAATGCGGTCGCGTGGTCCATGAAGGAATCGGTGACGCAACTGGCCGATGGCACCGTCGACCTGGCGAATCGCACCAATGCACAGGTGAGTGCACTCGAAGAGACGGCTGCGGCCATGGAAGAGATGACGGCGAGCGTGCGGCAAAACGCCGATCGTGCCAAAGCAGCAGAAGACGTAGGCCGCCAGACGCGCGCAGCAGCGCAGCAGAGTGGGCAGTTGATGGCCGAAGCCATGGCGGCCATGACCGCCATCAGTGAGAGTGGCAAGCGCATCGGCGACATTACCCGTGTCATCGACGAACTCGCGTTTCAGACCAACCTGCTGTCGCTCAATGCCGCGGTCGAAGCGGCGCGCGCTGGCGATCATGGACGGGGATTTGCCGTCGTCGCCGGCGAAGTGCGCCAGTTGGCCTTGCGTTCGGCCAATGCCGCCAAGGAGATCGGAGATCTCATCGACGAAACCATGCTGAGAGTCCGCGATGGAGGCCGAGTCGTTGGCGAAACCGCCGAAGCGTTGAGCGGCATCGTCACGGCGGTGGAGCATGTGACCGGATTCATCGAACACATCAGCGCGGCCGCTCAGGAACAATCCGCGGGCATCGAGCAGGTGAATGGGGCGGTGTCCACCATGGATGGGGCCAACCAGCAGAACGCCGCACTGGCCGAAGAGTTGTCGGCGGCCAGTCAGTCGCTGGACGAGCAGTCGGGTATCCTGCAGCAGCAGATCAGCGCCTTCCGCCTTGATGCCAACCAGCCACCGAGGGGTGGTGAGAATCGGCATCAGTGGAGTTCGCGCACCGTACGGGACACTACGCGCGCCGTCGCCTGA
- a CDS encoding carboxypeptidase regulatory-like domain-containing protein — MRRTPILFLAAAPVAGLLVACGDPKVTYVHVPAPTAQQSTHLRGRVIDAISGEGLVGARVTTNGVSTTSGSNGNYVLGGLGVGATELVTSRVGYDTLRAQIPLPGGDYEFTARLKQSATP; from the coding sequence ATGCGCAGGACACCCATCCTTTTCCTGGCCGCTGCGCCCGTCGCCGGCCTGCTGGTTGCCTGCGGCGATCCCAAGGTGACGTACGTGCATGTGCCCGCACCAACCGCCCAACAGTCCACGCACCTGCGCGGCCGCGTCATCGACGCGATTTCAGGTGAGGGGTTGGTGGGCGCACGAGTCACCACCAATGGCGTCTCGACCACGTCGGGTTCGAATGGCAACTATGTGCTGGGCGGGTTGGGGGTCGGGGCGACCGAGCTGGTCACGAGCCGCGTCGGCTATGACACACTGCGTGCCCAGATCCCACTACCGGGTGGCGACTACGAATTCACCGCGCGGCTCAAACAGAGCGCGACGCCCTAG
- the gyrB gene encoding DNA topoisomerase (ATP-hydrolyzing) subunit B, whose product MANSNAPEAQEDENEYGAHSITVLKGLEAVRKRPGMYIGSTSARGLHHLVYEVVDNSIDEALAGFAKRVEVTIHADDSISVEDDGRGIPVDVHPIEKLPGVELAMTVLHAGGKFDKNTYKVSGGLHGVGVSVVNALSDVLKVWIKRDGKEHFMDFARGVTTTKLKTLRNVPAKETGTKVWFKPDATIFQETTRYEWATLANRLRELAFLNKGIQITLRDERPDEMKDGQPREEVFFARGGLREFVVFLTGNKKPLHQDVVYLDTERDDIGIEMALQYNDSYADNVFSFVNNINTHEGGTHLTGFKSALTSVINKYIERSSNLNKKDKEIRLSGDDVREGLTAVLSVKVREPQFEGQTKTKLGNSEAEGAVRSVMNELLSQYLEEHPKTANAIIDKAISASRAREAARKARDLTRKKNALDVAALPGKLADCSLSDPALCELYLVEGDSAGGSAKQGRNRNFQAILPLRGKIINVEKARFDKVLSNEEIRTIITAIGTGIKDEFDLGKTRYQKIIIMTDADVDGAHIRTLLLTFFFRQMRELIDAGYMYIAQPPLYRVAKGKEEFYAYSEKERDSFSERLGGPEGRGNIMVQRYKGLGEMNPAQLWKTTMDPETRTMLRVTMEDAVLADQTFQTLMGDDVEPRRQFIESNARFVSNLDV is encoded by the coding sequence ATGGCCAACAGCAACGCCCCCGAAGCGCAGGAAGACGAGAACGAGTACGGCGCACACAGCATCACCGTCCTCAAGGGCTTGGAAGCCGTCCGCAAGCGCCCGGGCATGTACATCGGCTCCACATCGGCGCGCGGCCTGCACCATCTCGTGTATGAAGTGGTGGACAACTCCATCGACGAAGCGCTGGCCGGATTTGCCAAGCGGGTCGAGGTCACCATTCATGCCGATGATTCGATCAGCGTAGAAGACGACGGTCGCGGTATCCCCGTCGACGTGCACCCGATCGAAAAACTGCCCGGTGTCGAACTCGCGATGACTGTGCTGCATGCCGGTGGCAAGTTCGACAAGAACACCTACAAGGTGTCTGGTGGCTTGCACGGCGTTGGTGTGTCGGTGGTGAACGCCCTGTCCGATGTCCTCAAGGTCTGGATCAAGCGCGACGGCAAAGAACACTTCATGGACTTCGCGCGTGGTGTCACCACGACGAAGCTCAAGACGTTGCGCAATGTGCCGGCCAAGGAAACGGGCACGAAGGTGTGGTTCAAGCCTGACGCCACGATCTTCCAGGAAACCACGCGCTACGAGTGGGCAACGCTGGCGAATCGTCTGCGCGAACTGGCGTTCCTGAACAAGGGCATCCAGATCACGCTGCGTGACGAGCGCCCTGACGAAATGAAGGATGGCCAGCCCCGCGAAGAAGTGTTCTTCGCGCGTGGCGGTCTGCGGGAATTTGTCGTGTTCCTCACGGGCAACAAGAAGCCGTTGCACCAGGATGTCGTGTACCTCGACACCGAGCGCGACGACATCGGCATCGAGATGGCGCTGCAGTACAACGACAGCTATGCCGACAACGTCTTCTCCTTCGTCAACAACATCAACACGCACGAAGGCGGCACACACCTCACCGGCTTCAAGAGCGCGCTCACCTCGGTCATCAACAAGTACATCGAGCGGTCGAGCAACCTGAACAAGAAGGACAAGGAAATCCGCCTGTCCGGTGATGATGTGCGCGAAGGGCTCACGGCGGTGCTGTCGGTCAAGGTGCGCGAGCCCCAGTTCGAAGGGCAGACCAAGACCAAGCTCGGCAACTCCGAAGCGGAAGGTGCGGTGCGCAGCGTGATGAACGAGCTGCTGTCACAGTACCTCGAAGAGCATCCCAAGACGGCCAACGCGATCATCGACAAGGCCATCTCGGCGTCACGGGCTCGTGAGGCGGCGCGAAAGGCACGCGACCTGACGCGCAAGAAGAACGCGCTCGATGTGGCCGCGTTGCCTGGCAAGCTGGCCGATTGCTCGTTGTCCGATCCCGCGCTCTGCGAACTCTACCTCGTCGAGGGTGACTCGGCCGGCGGTTCGGCCAAGCAGGGACGCAACCGGAATTTCCAGGCGATCCTGCCGTTGCGCGGCAAGATCATCAACGTGGAAAAGGCGCGCTTCGACAAGGTGCTGTCGAACGAAGAAATCCGCACGATCATCACGGCGATCGGCACCGGCATCAAGGATGAATTCGATCTGGGCAAGACGCGGTACCAGAAGATCATCATCATGACCGACGCCGACGTCGACGGCGCGCACATTCGCACGCTGCTGCTCACGTTCTTCTTCCGTCAGATGCGCGAGCTGATCGATGCCGGCTACATGTACATCGCGCAGCCACCGCTCTATCGCGTGGCCAAGGGCAAGGAAGAGTTCTACGCGTACTCCGAGAAGGAGCGCGATTCGTTCTCCGAGCGTCTCGGCGGCCCCGAAGGCCGTGGCAACATCATGGTGCAGCGCTACAAGGGTCTCGGTGAAATGAACCCCGCGCAGCTCTGGAAGACGACCATGGATCCGGAAACGCGCACGATGCTGCGCGTGACCATGGAAGATGCCGTGCTGGCCGACCAGACCTTCCAGACCCTGATGGGTGACGACGTGGAACCGCGTCGTCAGTTCATCGAGAGCAACGCCCGCTTCGTGAGCAATCTGGACGTTTGA
- a CDS encoding DciA family protein, whose amino-acid sequence MSEKPPRKPTAMSDVVASVLQKAGLTDRLAQVSVIPEWPQLVGPQIASVTEPLLLQQDGTLVVMVKTHGWMQELTLLEPELLRSLNRDPSRAPVVKLRLMLRR is encoded by the coding sequence ATGAGTGAAAAGCCGCCACGCAAACCGACCGCGATGAGCGATGTCGTGGCGTCGGTGCTCCAGAAGGCGGGGCTCACCGACCGGCTGGCACAGGTCTCGGTCATTCCCGAGTGGCCCCAACTGGTGGGCCCGCAGATCGCGAGCGTGACGGAGCCGCTGCTGTTGCAACAGGACGGCACGCTGGTCGTGATGGTGAAGACTCATGGGTGGATGCAGGAGCTGACGCTGCTCGAGCCCGAATTGCTGCGGTCGCTGAACCGGGATCCGTCGCGTGCGCCGGTGGTCAAGCTGCGGCTCATGCTGCGCCGCTGA
- the recF gene encoding DNA replication/repair protein RecF (All proteins in this family for which functions are known are DNA-binding proteins that assist the filamentation of RecA onto DNA for the initiation of recombination or recombinational repair.) → MLAQLAVREYRNFHSLDLEVPTGGLVVIGENGHGKTNLLEAVAYLGLLRSFRGARDADVIRFGAPAFHVRATLHAPAAWHTVSVGYERSSKRKRATLDGVEQPRLTSALGALPSVEFSPADVALVASGPGERRRYLDVMLALSSPAYLVALQGYRSALLRRNAVLKAAQRSAVRAQEQEARVSVWEPALAEHGGVIVAARHAFVRAQAGYYAELCAAIGERQEALLRYVSVGGDTRSDALTDPLMQQDALTRAFTQQRSAELRRGVTLVGPQRDDLQLTLGGRELRTFGSAGQQRSAAIALRLLELITLRDALGYSPLLLLDDPFAELDLGRAARVLDLLDAAGASQVLLAVPREQDIPAAYTRLARRTMRDGVLS, encoded by the coding sequence GTGCTCGCGCAGCTCGCCGTCCGCGAGTATCGCAATTTTCACAGTCTCGATCTCGAGGTGCCCACGGGCGGGCTCGTGGTGATTGGCGAGAATGGCCATGGCAAGACCAATCTGCTCGAAGCCGTGGCCTATCTCGGCCTGTTGCGATCGTTTCGTGGTGCCCGGGACGCCGATGTCATTCGTTTTGGTGCACCGGCGTTTCACGTCCGGGCCACACTGCACGCACCAGCGGCGTGGCACACCGTGAGTGTGGGCTATGAGCGCAGCAGCAAGCGCAAACGCGCCACGCTCGATGGCGTGGAACAGCCACGACTGACGTCTGCGCTCGGCGCACTGCCGTCGGTGGAGTTCTCTCCGGCCGATGTGGCCCTGGTCGCCAGTGGCCCAGGCGAGCGCCGTCGATATCTGGACGTGATGCTGGCTTTGTCGTCGCCCGCGTATCTGGTGGCGCTGCAGGGATATCGCAGCGCCCTGCTCCGTCGCAACGCGGTGCTCAAGGCCGCGCAGCGTAGCGCGGTGCGGGCACAGGAGCAGGAAGCCCGTGTGAGTGTCTGGGAACCCGCCCTGGCCGAACATGGTGGCGTGATTGTCGCCGCGCGCCACGCGTTTGTGCGGGCACAGGCCGGATACTACGCCGAGCTGTGCGCCGCCATCGGCGAACGGCAGGAAGCCTTGCTGCGCTACGTGAGCGTCGGCGGTGACACACGCAGCGACGCACTCACCGATCCCCTGATGCAACAGGACGCGCTGACACGGGCTTTCACCCAGCAGCGCTCCGCGGAATTGCGACGTGGCGTGACTCTGGTCGGACCACAGCGCGACGATCTCCAGTTGACGCTGGGTGGCCGAGAACTTCGCACCTTCGGATCAGCAGGCCAGCAGCGCAGTGCGGCGATCGCCTTGCGCCTGCTCGAACTCATCACGCTCCGTGACGCGCTGGGCTATTCGCCCCTGTTGCTGCTCGACGATCCATTCGCCGAGCTCGATCTCGGACGTGCGGCACGGGTGCTCGATCTGCTCGATGCGGCCGGTGCATCGCAGGTCCTGCTGGCCGTCCCACGCGAACAGGACATCCCCGCAGCCTACACACGACTCGCCCGCCGCACGATGCGGGACGGGGTGTTGTCATGA
- a CDS encoding enoyl-CoA hydratase/isomerase family protein: protein MSYQFLQFDVADRIATITVNRPDKLNALNDATIAELGRAIDEANAREDVGAVLLTGAGRAFVAGADISELESQSPLEALQRARAGQVIFRRFETSPKPTIAAINGFALGGGCELAMSCHMRIASEKAKLGQPEVKLGIVPGYGGTQRLPRLVGRGPALRLLLTGEMIDAAEAYRLGLVDQVVAPDALIDTVRALLQSMIANAPLALAGCIEALNRGQDATLEEGCLIESDFFGLLSATSDMREGMKAFLEKRAPVFTGR from the coding sequence ATGTCCTACCAGTTCCTGCAGTTTGACGTCGCCGACCGCATCGCGACGATCACCGTGAATCGTCCCGACAAGCTCAATGCCCTCAACGACGCGACCATCGCGGAACTCGGGCGTGCCATCGATGAAGCCAATGCTCGTGAGGACGTGGGCGCCGTGCTGTTGACGGGCGCCGGACGGGCGTTTGTGGCCGGTGCCGATATCTCCGAACTGGAAAGCCAGTCGCCGCTGGAAGCGCTGCAGCGCGCGCGGGCCGGCCAGGTGATCTTCCGGCGCTTCGAGACGAGCCCCAAGCCCACCATCGCCGCGATCAACGGCTTCGCACTGGGTGGCGGCTGTGAGCTGGCGATGTCATGTCACATGCGCATCGCCAGCGAGAAGGCCAAGCTGGGCCAGCCCGAAGTGAAGCTCGGCATTGTGCCGGGGTATGGTGGCACACAGCGCCTGCCGCGCCTGGTGGGTCGTGGCCCCGCGCTGCGTTTGCTGCTCACCGGCGAAATGATCGACGCCGCCGAAGCGTACCGGCTTGGCCTGGTGGACCAGGTCGTGGCGCCCGATGCCTTGATCGACACGGTGCGCGCCCTCTTGCAGTCGATGATTGCCAACGCACCGTTGGCACTCGCCGGCTGCATCGAAGCACTCAATCGTGGACAGGATGCCACGCTTGAAGAAGGCTGCCTGATCGAGTCGGATTTCTTCGGCCTGCTCTCGGCCACGAGCGATATGCGCGAGGGCATGAAGGCCTTCCTCGAGAAGCGCGCGCCCGTGTTCACGGGCCGCTGA
- the mtnA gene encoding S-methyl-5-thioribose-1-phosphate isomerase: protein MPVPPLPLHVPAVGWSPDLRALRILDQRLLPGAQEVRDLVQLEEIVEAIRTLAVRGAPAIGVAAAIGLVVALEVDSGGQETRARALLADYAARLQRARPTAVNLGWAIDRLVRTAHRTAVGSMLAALRAEAEAIRAEDVAMCEAIGQHGLAVVPDGARVLTHCNAGALATAGIGTALAPLYMAHARGRALTVYADETRPLRQGARLTAWELSRAGISVSVLPDGAAASLLSQGLVDLVIVGADRIAANGDVANKVGTYGVALAAAAHHVPFYVAAPGSTIDPHTATGRDIVIEHRDADELGELPPGVPAWNPAFDVTPRALIRGYITDRGFVEPPFTLADYAGR from the coding sequence ATGCCCGTGCCGCCTCTTCCTCTCCATGTGCCCGCCGTCGGGTGGTCGCCCGACTTGCGCGCGCTGCGCATTCTCGATCAGCGCCTGTTGCCTGGTGCCCAAGAAGTGCGCGATCTGGTGCAGCTCGAGGAGATCGTCGAGGCCATCCGCACGTTGGCGGTACGTGGTGCTCCGGCGATCGGGGTGGCTGCCGCCATCGGACTGGTCGTCGCTCTCGAGGTCGACAGTGGCGGGCAGGAGACCCGAGCGCGGGCGCTGCTGGCCGACTACGCCGCCCGTTTGCAACGGGCGCGTCCCACCGCCGTGAACCTTGGCTGGGCCATCGATCGTCTGGTGCGTACCGCACACCGCACCGCGGTGGGCTCCATGCTGGCGGCCCTGCGCGCCGAAGCCGAGGCCATCCGCGCCGAAGATGTGGCCATGTGCGAGGCCATTGGACAACATGGCCTGGCCGTCGTGCCCGATGGCGCGCGCGTGCTCACACACTGCAACGCCGGTGCGCTCGCCACGGCGGGGATCGGCACGGCGCTCGCGCCGCTCTATATGGCGCATGCCCGGGGACGCGCACTCACCGTCTACGCTGATGAAACGCGGCCGCTTCGTCAGGGCGCTCGGCTTACGGCGTGGGAGCTTTCGCGGGCCGGCATTTCGGTGTCCGTCTTGCCCGATGGTGCGGCGGCCTCGCTGCTATCGCAGGGGTTGGTGGATCTGGTGATCGTCGGCGCCGACCGCATTGCCGCCAATGGCGACGTGGCGAACAAGGTCGGCACCTACGGCGTCGCACTTGCTGCCGCCGCCCATCACGTGCCGTTCTACGTGGCGGCACCTGGCAGCACGATCGATCCGCATACCGCCACTGGTCGTGACATCGTCATTGAACATCGGGATGCCGATGAACTGGGAGAGTTGCCGCCCGGTGTGCCGGCATGGAACCCGGCCTTCGATGTCACGCCACGAGCGTTGATCCGGGGCTATATCACCGATCGCGGGTTTGTCGAACCGCCATTCACTCTCGCCGACTACGCCGGGCGCTGA
- the glpK gene encoding glycerol kinase GlpK, with protein sequence MTCVLAIDQGTTGTTCLVIAHDGRVIGRAYREITQFYPAPGWVEHDAHEILERTLAAAREAIAEAQLTANMVPAAIGITNQRETIVLWERATGRAVHKAIVWQDRRTAQRCAELAPQAAMIGERTGLVTDPYFSATKLEWLLAQNDHRTRAERGELAAGTIDSWLIWHLSGGTAHVTDHTNASRTMLYDIGSRAWSPELCALFGVPASLLPTIVASSGEVARSTQATLGATIPITGIAGDQQAALFGQGGWAAGDGKNTYGTGAFLLLNTGAYRPAPGSGLLTTIACDERGAPVFALEASIFIAGAAVQWLRDGLGIIETSAETEALARGLASNDGVYFVPALVGLGAPDWEPNARGTIVGLTRGTTRAHMARAALEAMAYATRDVLGSMGSQGGVAFDRLRVDGGASANDWLMQFQSDVLGVPIERPDLVETTALGAAGLAGLAVGIWKDGAEFLASRHFTRFTPDKVGTVSAASAYAGWRRAIRAALGWARDTERDAGTSGR encoded by the coding sequence ATGACTTGCGTACTGGCCATCGATCAGGGCACCACCGGCACCACCTGCCTCGTCATTGCGCACGATGGACGGGTGATCGGCCGAGCATATCGCGAGATCACGCAGTTTTATCCGGCTCCGGGCTGGGTGGAGCACGATGCGCACGAGATTCTCGAGCGCACGCTTGCCGCAGCGCGTGAAGCGATCGCTGAAGCGCAGTTGACGGCCAACATGGTGCCGGCAGCGATCGGTATCACCAATCAGCGTGAAACGATCGTGCTCTGGGAGCGCGCCACGGGACGCGCGGTGCACAAGGCCATCGTGTGGCAGGACCGCCGCACCGCGCAGCGCTGCGCCGAGCTGGCACCGCAGGCGGCCATGATCGGCGAGCGCACGGGTCTGGTCACCGATCCGTATTTCAGCGCCACCAAGCTCGAATGGTTGTTGGCGCAGAACGATCATCGCACGCGCGCCGAGCGCGGGGAGCTGGCGGCGGGGACCATCGACAGTTGGCTCATCTGGCATCTCTCGGGCGGGACCGCGCATGTCACCGATCACACCAATGCGTCGCGCACGATGTTGTATGACATCGGCTCCCGGGCGTGGTCGCCCGAGCTGTGTGCGCTGTTCGGTGTGCCGGCATCACTGTTGCCGACGATTGTGGCGTCGAGTGGTGAGGTGGCTCGCTCCACCCAGGCCACGTTGGGCGCGACCATTCCCATTACCGGTATTGCCGGTGACCAGCAGGCCGCGCTGTTCGGCCAAGGCGGCTGGGCGGCTGGCGACGGCAAGAATACCTATGGAACGGGCGCGTTTCTGCTATTGAACACGGGGGCCTACCGTCCGGCACCCGGCAGCGGGTTGCTCACCACCATCGCCTGCGACGAACGCGGTGCTCCGGTGTTTGCGCTCGAAGCTTCGATTTTCATTGCCGGTGCGGCCGTACAATGGTTGCGTGATGGGCTGGGCATCATCGAGACCAGCGCCGAAACCGAAGCGCTGGCCCGCGGCCTGGCGAGCAACGACGGCGTCTACTTTGTGCCCGCTCTGGTGGGGTTGGGCGCCCCCGATTGGGAGCCCAACGCTCGTGGCACCATTGTGGGCCTCACCCGTGGCACCACCCGGGCGCATATGGCCCGCGCGGCGCTCGAAGCCATGGCCTACGCGACCCGCGACGTGCTCGGCAGCATGGGCAGCCAGGGCGGGGTCGCGTTCGACCGTCTCCGGGTGGACGGCGGAGCCAGCGCCAACGATTGGCTGATGCAATTCCAGTCGGACGTGCTGGGCGTGCCCATCGAGCGGCCTGATCTGGTCGAGACCACGGCATTGGGGGCCGCTGGGTTGGCCGGTCTGGCGGTCGGGATCTGGAAAGACGGGGCGGAATTCCTCGCCAGCCGACATTTCACCCGATTTACTCCCGACAAAGTCGGAACGGTATCGGCTGCTTCGGCGTACGCAGGGTGGCGACGTGCGATCCGGGCGGCGCTGGGGTGGGCCCGAGACACCGAACGGGATGCCGGGACGAGCGGGCGCTAA
- a CDS encoding cytochrome c maturation protein CcmE yields MKARNKFLLGGVLVLGTAGYLMASSIDETATYYLTPSELAGKVTANPRFVQNGVKVGARVVSGTIVRQPGGRELTFKMTDGAHTYDVHYRGLIPDTFTDGVDVVVEGRLDATGTFQATTLLAKCASRYENAPEKYQQTPGYQQGTAATPRA; encoded by the coding sequence GTGAAAGCTCGCAATAAGTTCCTGCTCGGCGGCGTATTGGTGCTTGGCACCGCCGGTTATCTGATGGCCAGCTCGATCGACGAGACGGCCACCTATTACCTCACGCCCTCGGAACTCGCTGGCAAGGTGACGGCCAACCCACGGTTCGTACAGAACGGCGTGAAGGTGGGCGCGCGGGTGGTGAGCGGCACGATCGTTCGCCAGCCTGGCGGGCGTGAGCTGACGTTCAAGATGACCGACGGCGCCCATACCTATGATGTGCACTATCGCGGGCTGATCCCCGACACGTTCACCGATGGCGTGGATGTGGTGGTGGAAGGGCGTCTCGACGCCACTGGCACGTTCCAGGCCACCACGTTGCTGGCCAAGTGCGCCTCGCGCTATGAAAACGCTCCCGAGAAGTACCAGCAGACGCCCGGCTATCAGCAGGGTACTGCAGCCACCCCCCGCGCGTAA